In a genomic window of Canis lupus dingo isolate Sandy chromosome 35, ASM325472v2, whole genome shotgun sequence:
- the TUBB2A gene encoding tubulin beta-2A chain isoform X4: MREIVHIQAGQCGNQIGAKFWEVISDEHGIDPTGSYHGDSDLQLERINVYYNEATGNKYVPRAILVDLEPGTMDSVRSGPFGQIFRPDNFVFGQSGAGNNWAKGHYTEGAELVDSVLDVVRKESESCDCLQGFQLTHSLGGGTGSGMGTLLISKIREEYPDRIMNTFSVMPSPKVSDTVVEPYNATLSVHQLVENTDETYCIDNEALYDICFRTLKLTTPTYGDLNHLVSATMSGVTTCLRFPGQLNADLRKLAVNMVPFPRLHFFMPGFAPLTSRGSQQYRALTVPELTQQMFDSKNMMAACDPRHGRYLTVAAIFRGRMSMKEVDEQMLNVQNKNSSYFVEWIPNNVKTAVCDIPPRGLKMSATFIGNSTAIQELFKRISEQFTAMFRRKAFLHWYTGEGMDEMEFTEAESNMNDLVSEYQQYQDATADEQGEFEEEEGEDEA, encoded by the exons ATGCGTGAGATCGTGCACATCCAGGCCGGCCAGTGCGGCAACCAGATCGGCGCCAAG TTTTGGGAGGTCATCAGTGACGAGCACGGGATCGACCCCACCGGCAGTTACCATGGAGACAGCGACTTGCAGCTGGAGAGAATCAATGTGTACTACAATGAAGCTACTG GTAACAAATATGTGCCTCGGGCCATCCTGGTGGATCTGGAGCCAGGCACCATGGACTCGGTCAGGTCTGGGCCATTTGGCCAGATCTTCAGGCCCGACAACTTCGTGTTTG GCCAGAGCGGTGCCGGGAACAACTGGGCCAAGGGCCACTACACGGAGGGCGCCGAGCTGGTAGACTCGGTGCTGGACGTGGTGAGGAAGGAGTCGGAGAGCTGCGACTGCCTGCAGGGCTTCCAGCTGACGCACTCGCTGGGCGGCGGCACGGGCTCGGGCATGGGCACGCTGCTCATCAGCAAGATCCGCGAGGAGTACCCCGACCGCATCATGAACACCTTCAGCGTCATGCCCTCGCCCAAGGTGTCGGACACGGTGGTGGAGCCCTACAACGCCACCCTGTCGGTGCACCAGCTGGTGGAGAACACCGATGAGACCTACTGCATCGACAACGAGGCCCTGTACGACATCTGCTTCCGCACCCTGAAGCTGACCACCCCCACCTACGGCGACCTCAACCACCTGGTGTCGGCCACCATGAGCGGCGTCACCACCTGCCTGCGCTTCCCGGGCCAGCTCAACGCCGACCTGCGCAAGCTGGCCGTGAACATGGTGCCCTTCCCGCGCCTGCACTTCTTCATGCCCGGCTTCGCCCCGCTCACCAGCCGCGGCAGCCAGCAGTACCGCGCGCTCACGGTGCCCGAGCTCACCCAGCAGATGTTCGACTCCAAGAACATGATGGCCGCGTGCGACCCGCGCCACGGCCGCTACCTGACGGTGGCCGCTATCTTCCGCGGCCGCATGTCCATGAAGGAGGTGGACGAGCAGATGCTCAACGTGCAGAACAAGAACAGCAGCTACTTCGTCGAGTGGATCCCCAACAACGTCAAGACGGCCGTGTGCGACATCCCGCCGCGCGGCCTGAAGATGTCGGCCACCTTCATCGGCAACAGCACGGCCATCCAGGAGCTGTTCAAGCGCATCTCGGAGCAGTTCACGGCCATGTTCCGGCGCAAGGCCTTCCTGCACTGGTACACGGGCGAGGGCATGGACGAGATGGAGTTCACCGAGGCCGAGAGCAACATGAACGACCTGGTGTCCGAGTACCAGCAGTACCAGGACGCCACGGCCGACGAACAGGGGGAGttcgaggaggaggagggcgaggaCGAGGCCTAG